atacaTGACGCAGTGTGTCGCAAGACGCAGAGCTGGCAAACTTGGATAAGGCGTCTGCCTTGCTGTTTTCAGACCGCGGTATATGTTGTATTTCGAAGCTAGTCAGCTGTTGTACTTCTTGACGGACTTTTTCCAAGTATCTTATCATGGTGTCGTCTTTTGCCTCGTAATCTCCCTTTACTTTGCTGACAATTAGCTATCAGTCAGATAAGACCAAGACCTCTGCTGCTCCGGCTGCTTTGCTCATTTGAATTCCACATATTAAAGCCTCATACTCAGCTTCattgtttgacgcctgaaagttgaAGCGCATTGCATACTCATAGACGTCCCCCTCTGGCGATTCGTAGATGATGCCGGCTCCACACCCATTTTGGGTAGCGGACCCATCCACACGGACTACCCATTGTGTCTTGTCATTTTTCAAGTGGGCTGGCCTAGTCATTTCCACAATAAAGTCAGCAAAGGCCTGCCCCTTTATTGCCTTCCGCGGCTCATATGAAATAACGAATGCATTGAGTTCAATTGCCCAATTGAGCATTCTCCCGGACCCTTCCAGATTGGTAAATGGCTGTTTCAGAGGTTGATCTGTGTATACTATCAGACTGTGGGCCAAGAAGTAAAGGcgaagcttcttactagccaagaaTAGGGCAAAGCCGAATTTTTCAATAGTAGGGTACTTAAGCTCGGCGTTCTGTAGCATATGGCTGATGAAGTAGACGGGTAGATGTACTTCATCCCTCTGTATAAGTAAGACGGCGCTTAGAGCGTAGTCTGAGATGGCAAGATAGAGGCATAGAACCTCCCCTTGGAGAGGGCTGACTAGGCGCGGCAGAGTGTGCAGATGCTCCTTCAAACGAAGGAAAGCAGCTTATGCCCGCGGCGTCCATTCGAACTGGGTCCCCTTTTTGATGGTGCTGAAGAAGTAATGACACTTATCTCCAGCTCTGGACAAAAATCGTCCTAAGGCGGCAAGACAACCAGTCAGGCGTTGCGCATCTTTAACTGTCTTTGGGGACGTCATAGTGATGACTGCTTGTACTTTGTCAGGATTGGCTTCAATGCCCTTTTCGTCAATTATAAAACCGAGAAACTTGCCAGAGGTGACTCCGAAAAGTCATTTATTTGGATTGAGCCTCATTTGGTATGCCCTAAGGGTCTCGAAGGTCTCCCGCAAGTCGCAGAGGTGATCTGTCCTTTGTctgctttttacaatcatgtcaTCAATATAAGCCTCTATGTTCCTTCCAAGCTGCTTTGCAAAAACTGTGTTCACTAAGCGTTGGAAGGTGGCTGGTGCATTTTTTAGGCCGAACGACATCACCTTGTAACAGTAAAGACCCTGCTCTGTGACAAACGATGTCTTCTCCTGGTCTTCAGGCCATAATGGAATCTGATGGAATCTAGAGTAGGcgtccataaagctcatcatagcatgccctgctGTCGAATCGACGAGGCGATCTATCTTTGGTAATGGAAAGctgtctttggggcaggctttGTTTAAATCTGTGTAATCGACACACATTCTCCACGTCCCATTGGGCTTGGGCACTAGTACTACATTGGCCACCCAGTCTGGGTACTGACATGGGCGTATAAACCCTGCGTCCATAAATTTTTGCACCTCGGCGGCGACAGCTAAATTTCTTGCCTCCCCATATTCCTTTTCTCCTGTCGTACTGGTTTCATGGCACTATCTACATTCAATTTGTGCACGGCTACTTCCGGATCAATGCCTGTCATTTTTTCTACTGTGAAGGCGAATATCTCTTTCTATTCTCTTAGCAGTTGTACCAGTGCTACTGCCATGGGATCGTCGGGCGGGATTCCAATAGAAACAGTTCGTGACGGATCCTTTAGGTCCAGGATTATATCATAGTGTGCTCCCACTTGCTCAGGACGTCTGTCCGCACTATGAGCCGTAGGTGTTTCTTTGAGCTTTCGCTTGCTTTTCAATGGTTTCAACTATTAGCTCTTCTTCAGAAAAGCTCCCCAGGCTGCCGGTTCCAACGTGGATAGGTAGCAATCTCTGGTCAGTTGTTGGCTTCCGTAGAGAGCTCCAATGCGACCATTGCTTCCCACAAATTTAACTAGCAATAAATGGGGGAAAATTACTGCTTTTAGGTCATTGAGTGCTAGACGGCCAAGTATGATATTGATAGAGGTGAGGCTTGCTACAATTGTAAATCGAACGGCACCTTCTTTAGTCACTGGAGGGGTGCCAATGGAGACGGGAAGCAAGATGGAGCCAATGGGGCGGACAACACTTCCCCCAAAACCTACAAGGGGCCTGAACACTTTTTCTATCGTTCCAGGGTCATGCTTCAATTTCTGTAGGCATTGCGAACTGATTATGTCAGACGAGCTCCCCGTGTCTACCAACACTCTTTTCACCCTGAGGTTGGCCACCCTAATTTCCAAGACCAAAGGATCATCATCATATGGTGTTGTCGTCTCGCCGTAATCATCTTTGGAAATTTCCACAGGAGGTAAATCCATTTGCTTAGGGCAGAGATGAGACGAACTTGATTGTCGTCCTTCTCTTGACGGTGCTCCTGCCGCAATCACTCATGATATCACTGCTACGAATCCTTCGTCTGAATAACGGCTGTTGTTGTCAGAGATGGGGGATGCACCCGCCTCCTCCCTTGTTCTCTTATTGGCTTTATTTGCATCTGTCAAACAGAGGTACTGACATAGGTATCCTTTAGTCGCGTAGCCATCCAATATCTTTCTCAGCATCCGACAGTTTTGGGTATCTGCCCCTCCTCTTTGTGAAAAGCACAAAACAGGGCCTTCTGTTTTGATGCAGTCGGCCGTTTGGGGGACCACTGTCCTATTCCAAGGTTCCGTCCCTCAGCTAGGAGGATATCATCAAGAGCCGTGTTGTATATAAACAGATTTTCTGACTGCTTCTTTCGTTTCCTTCTTACTTCATTGCTTCGGCCAATTTCTTTCTGTGTGAGGTTCACATGCCGCGTTCTAGAAGCTATGGTATGGATGGATAGAGAACCGAAGGTCCTGTGGAGGGCCTTTTTGTGAAGTGACTATCCTGAGGTTTGCAAGCTGGCCGTCGTGATGGTAGGCTCGTCCGCCATCCCGGACGCTCTTTTCTTACATGTTGACTTTCTTCCTTCAGAAGCCGTATTTCCCTGGGTGGGCCGCGGCCATCTGCTACTGGCTCCACCACTCTACCGCTTCCCTTCAATGGGCTGGCTTCGTTGAAGGATCTGGTGATTTCTTCTTGGACGACGTGCTGAAATCCTTCTTGCCATTCATTCGTGATGTTCTGATGGAGACCATTCAACAGGTACCGCAGAGGCCTCGCGGAAGCCGGACGACTAGTTGAGGCGTCACAATGCTTGCTAGTCTTGCCTTTAACAGGGGGCTGCCCTTCGTTGATAGCAGACCGTGTTCCTTCCGCGCTTTCCTCAGATTACTGTTCGGCCATGATATTATACCTCCCCAcaaacggcgccaaatgttgtgggatcttttacggtgatgacgtgtcacgtgTTCCTCGGacgtatcaagtatgagctggcacgatcctctggcaacctgcaaaacaagaatattcccgtaggaatattccctccgttgcttaagtaagtataagccagagagagaagtaatttgtagagagaaggcagagctaAGATAGTTTTTTGGTTGGTGgaaatgaattgaatgccccttttaccttgggatctgagctatttatagggctagggtttcttgggatttGATCCCACAACCATAGATGCAGGATGTGTTGCCTactggggatttaggacacgtatCCTTGGGAAAAAGTTGATGGACCCTTTGCAATTTGGGCCTGGCCACCAACAAAGGTGGGCTTTGATAAAGTCATTGTTCTTTTATTGTTTAAGTATGTAGGCTTGAACCATCTTGTAACaacctaataattccttgctttttttaaaacattttccgacttaaaacacaggaatcataataacatattcattcccaatcatcaatcatgaattcacaacaacatataagttcacataatTCCCATTCAAtatacttcataaagtcctcaagagatgggtggtcaccctagtcttgtacgtacctggaatacctaagtacgggggccactgtgcgaatcacgactcactagaaatcaactcctataaacacaaaaggagaactaaattattatccatgtttactaaatttccagcaactatttaagattctaaaactcttagtttaattagaaagcattcattaatagtctcaaatagtcaactcaagtcctaacataaaaacattgactttttagctttaacaccattaaaaaccaactttttaaagcttataaacaatatgaaaatttaagttgattcccataatttaaattgtcattaaattatgtgaatcaatcgcttaatcaatggaaatcaaaaccctaataatagtttatcataaaaacatattttgacttcaaaaatcaacactttataaactcattaaatctgaaaataataatttcaatcatcaaaatcaatctctttaattaaaatacaacactaacccaatacggtgttcataaccgttctaatcaatttaaataacccaaatatataaaataatcacaacaattaaaaaaaatttaaaactgaaaattaatgtttttgaaaatataatttgattgacccaattcaacaacacacacacacacacaacaagtaattgtgttgtgtgtgtgtgcgccgaTCAAAACAACGCGGCAACAACAACAAGCAACGCAGCACAGCACGCACCGCAAGACAACAGCGCGCGCGAGCAAGGGGACGAGTGGGCGAGTGCTGCGGGGCGGGCGAGACACACACGCGACACACAGCGAGGGTGTGTTGCGCTGCGATGCGGGACGAGGCATGGAGAGGGGCAGCTAGGAGAAGGCACGCAGGCACCTTgtgtgctacgctgcggctgcgaGGCTGGGAGCGCACGGGGATGGCGTGAGGCTGGGTGAGcaacacacgcacgacagcgtgccttgggctgcaagcaaAGACGGGCGAAGGAGAGTGTGGGGTGTGGGTGTGCCGCAAGGGTTTAATGTGacgtctatttatagtttttctttCCCATGTGGGATAGGTTAaggtagtttgagttgggcttattaccgggctcatttaagtttactccttgcaatctttgttgggtttgatcatggaaaaacgactgggctttaattaaattaaattcattttcgaaatacgacccaacaaatcccgattaaataaattcattgaatctatttaataaaatacggttttcgaattaattaataattaaattaattaaaaataaaatgcatttaattcCCATTAAATGGAatcaatttataaa
This sequence is a window from Spinacia oleracea cultivar Varoflay chromosome 1, BTI_SOV_V1, whole genome shotgun sequence. Protein-coding genes within it:
- the LOC110795987 gene encoding uncharacterized protein, translating into MDAGFIRPCQYPDWVANVVLVPKPNGTWRMCVDYTDLNKACPKDSFPLPKIDRLVDSTAGHAMMSFMDAYSRFHQIPLWPEDQEKTSFVTEQGLYCYKVMSFGLKNAPATFQRLVNTVFAKQLGRNIEAYIDDMIRDEVHLPVYFISHMLQNAELKYPTIEKFGFALFLASKKLRLYFLAHSLIVYTDQPLKQPFTNLEGSGRMLNWAIELNAFVISYEPRKAIKGQAFADFIVEMTRPAHLKNDKTQWVVRVDGSATQNGCGAGIIYESPEGDVYEYAMRFNFQASNNEAEYEALICGIQMSKAAGAAEVLVLSD
- the LOC110795988 gene encoding uncharacterized protein, which codes for MDLPPVEISKDDYGETTTPYDDDPLVLEIRVANLRVKRVLVDTGSSSDIISSQCLQKLKHDPGTIEKVFRPLVGFGGSVVRPIGSILLPVSIGTPPVTKEGAVRFTIVASLTSINIILGRLALNDLKAVIFPHLLLVKFVGSNGRIGALYGSQQLTRDCYLSTLEPAAWGAFLKKS